One window of Papaver somniferum cultivar HN1 chromosome 9, ASM357369v1, whole genome shotgun sequence genomic DNA carries:
- the LOC113313982 gene encoding uncharacterized protein LOC113313982 isoform X1 produces MIIVMVAGDNIELLQFIQWFLLCHSFWFCFPCLKFVGTRSRSKKILVLPWMRAHINVNHILLEHLDPSRLGIPLFVGNGLCPSCNRSMDTFGDHAFHWAKDICTKFRYDLVRDVIADICYKAGVPARKEVSLGFSTDDDKDLKPADILVLNWENRQDVCMDVTGVSPFTGEGIHSFVLGKAISSAVSRKHTKYLDKCVSHDHGLGVLAFSTLGELGEYTLCFFKRMKNCLVSNDTSSSFGSFIFHRLGIAIQKSIGTQLFARLLTKNFV; encoded by the exons ATGATCATTGTTATGGTTGCCGGTGATAACATCGAATTGCTTCAATTTATTCAATGGTTTCTCTTATGCCATAGCTTTTGGTTTTGCTTCCCATGTTTGAAATTCGTCGGTACCAGAAGCAGATCGAAGAAAATCCTGGTTCTCCCATGGATGAGAGCTCATATAAATGTTAATCACATTCTACTAGAACATCTTGATCCCAG TCGTCTTGGTATCCCACTATTTGTTGGAAATGGTTTATGCCCAAGTTGTAACAGATCGATGGACACTTTTGGGGATCACGCGTTTCATTGGGCTAAGGATATATGCACTAAGTTTCGATATGATCTTGTTCGTGATGTAATcgctgacatttgttacaaagctggtgtgccTGCGCGTAAGGAAGTTTCTCTCGGTTTTTCGACGGATGATGACAAAGATTtgaaacctgctgatattcttgtgctcaactgggaaaatcgacaagatgtttgtatggatgtcacaggtgtttcGCCCTTCACTGGTGAAGGAATTCACTCTTTCGTCCTGGGAAAAGCTATATCTAGTGCGGTTTCACGTAAAcacactaaatacttggacaagtgtgtttCGCATGACCATGGTTTGGGAGTCCTAGCTTTCTCTACCTTAGGAGAACTTGGTGAatatactttgtgttttttcaagcgtatgaagaattgtttagttagtaatgaCACTAGTAGtagttttggtagttttatttttcatagactaGGTATCGCTATTCAAAAAAGTATTGGAACCCAACTTTTTGCTAGGTTGCTAACCAAAAACTTTGTTTAA
- the LOC113313120 gene encoding replication protein A 70 kDa DNA-binding subunit C-like isoform X1 — MRERCPYARPPRHITVAPKKGKLPIHFNPDNRKTISQLLTAKWDPSCQDANVLICNATATHVLIENGWHYLDCHRCSKKVMGDDGDLWCTKCDAKVQMPIARFMVRFEVEDHTGTTVFVALDSEVQKMVRSTAAELIGASEILQRVVDFQITINSFNMKQKTPTSELLISELTSPTSLAKVFLRL; from the exons ATGCGAGAAAG GTGCCCCTATGCTAGACCACCCCGCCATATCACAGTAGCGCCTAAGAAAGGAAAATTACCTATACATTTCAATCCTGACAACAGGAAAACAATATCGCAGCTGCTTACTGCCAAATGGGATCCTTCTTGCCAG GACGCTAACGTCCTCATATGTAACGCCACTGCCACCCATGTGCTGATTGAAAATGGTTGGCACTATCTTGACTGCCATCGATGTAGCAAGAAGGTTATGGGTGATGATGGGGACCTTTGGTGCACTAAATGTGATGCCAAAGTTCAAATGCCCATTGCAAG GTTCATGGTCCGCTTTGAGGTAGAGGACCACACTGGCACCACAGTCTTTGTAGCTCTGGATAGTGAAGTCCAAAAAATGGTCCGTTCTACCGCAGCTGAGCTCATAGGAGCGTCAGAG ATACTCCAGCGAGTTGTTGATTTCCAAATTACTATCAATTCCTTCAACATGAAACAGAAAACACCAACCAGCGAGTTGTTGATTTCCGAATTAACCTCACCAACCAGCCTGGCCAAGGTGTTTTTGCGACTGTGA
- the LOC113313120 gene encoding replication protein A 70 kDa DNA-binding subunit C-like isoform X2, whose product MRERCPYARPPRHITVAPKKGKLPIHFNPDNRKTISQLLTAKWDPSCQDANVLICNATATHVLIENGWHYLDCHRCSKKVMGDDGDLWCTKCDAKVQMPIARFMVRFEVEDHTGTTVFVALDSEVQKMVRSTAAELIGASEWDLCCTKCKICGNIWILADTPASC is encoded by the exons ATGCGAGAAAG GTGCCCCTATGCTAGACCACCCCGCCATATCACAGTAGCGCCTAAGAAAGGAAAATTACCTATACATTTCAATCCTGACAACAGGAAAACAATATCGCAGCTGCTTACTGCCAAATGGGATCCTTCTTGCCAG GACGCTAACGTCCTCATATGTAACGCCACTGCCACCCATGTGCTGATTGAAAATGGTTGGCACTATCTTGACTGCCATCGATGTAGCAAGAAGGTTATGGGTGATGATGGGGACCTTTGGTGCACTAAATGTGATGCCAAAGTTCAAATGCCCATTGCAAG GTTCATGGTCCGCTTTGAGGTAGAGGACCACACTGGCACCACAGTCTTTGTAGCTCTGGATAGTGAAGTCCAAAAAATGGTCCGTTCTACCGCAGCTGAGCTCATAGGAGCGTCAGAG TGGGACCTTTGCTGCACTAAATGCAAAATCTGCGGTAATATCTGGATTCTCGCAGATACTCCAGCGAGTTGTTGA
- the LOC113313982 gene encoding uncharacterized protein LOC113313982 isoform X2, with amino-acid sequence MIIVMVAGDNIELLQFIQWFLLCHSFWFCFPCLKFVGTRSRSKKILVLPWMRAHINVNHILLEHLDPRSMDTFGDHAFHWAKDICTKFRYDLVRDVIADICYKAGVPARKEVSLGFSTDDDKDLKPADILVLNWENRQDVCMDVTGVSPFTGEGIHSFVLGKAISSAVSRKHTKYLDKCVSHDHGLGVLAFSTLGELGEYTLCFFKRMKNCLVSNDTSSSFGSFIFHRLGIAIQKSIGTQLFARLLTKNFV; translated from the exons ATGATCATTGTTATGGTTGCCGGTGATAACATCGAATTGCTTCAATTTATTCAATGGTTTCTCTTATGCCATAGCTTTTGGTTTTGCTTCCCATGTTTGAAATTCGTCGGTACCAGAAGCAGATCGAAGAAAATCCTGGTTCTCCCATGGATGAGAGCTCATATAAATGTTAATCACATTCTACTAGAACATCTTGATCCCAG ATCGATGGACACTTTTGGGGATCACGCGTTTCATTGGGCTAAGGATATATGCACTAAGTTTCGATATGATCTTGTTCGTGATGTAATcgctgacatttgttacaaagctggtgtgccTGCGCGTAAGGAAGTTTCTCTCGGTTTTTCGACGGATGATGACAAAGATTtgaaacctgctgatattcttgtgctcaactgggaaaatcgacaagatgtttgtatggatgtcacaggtgtttcGCCCTTCACTGGTGAAGGAATTCACTCTTTCGTCCTGGGAAAAGCTATATCTAGTGCGGTTTCACGTAAAcacactaaatacttggacaagtgtgtttCGCATGACCATGGTTTGGGAGTCCTAGCTTTCTCTACCTTAGGAGAACTTGGTGAatatactttgtgttttttcaagcgtatgaagaattgtttagttagtaatgaCACTAGTAGtagttttggtagttttatttttcatagactaGGTATCGCTATTCAAAAAAGTATTGGAACCCAACTTTTTGCTAGGTTGCTAACCAAAAACTTTGTTTAA